The genomic interval TACCTATTTCACATGCATTATTATCATAATCAATATCTTTTATTCTTGTTGAACCTACGACTTCATTTGTCTCTTTTAAGACTACGATAAAAGGTATGGTTTTTAAGGTTTCTCGTAAATGAATCGCATCAATGACCCACTGCTCCATCAGATCCATATTTGTCGCTTGAAATAGCATATAACTCCATATTGATTCATGGTTAATCTCGTGCAAATCTTTCGCATGTTCAATTTGCATTGGAATGAGTTTAATTCTGTCGTTTTCAAGTACAAGTGATTCAAAAGTATGTAAGCTCAATTCTATTATCTCTTATCATTTATTTATAAAAAAATCATACCACAATTCCTTAATTTTTATCTATATTTAAGAATTGTTCATACAAAAAAGCACCTGACCGGGCAAGTCAGATGCTAATGGGCATAAAAGGGGGGTGAAAATGCTCATCAGAGGGGGAACTCTTGTAAATGAGAATCATTTTCATTTATTATTATACCTTATTGAGAACGATTGTCAATTACTTTATTTAAAATTAATTGAGATAATA from Macrococcus armenti carries:
- a CDS encoding GNAT family N-acetyltransferase yields the protein MSLHTFESLVLENDRIKLIPMQIEHAKDLHEINHESIWSYMLFQATNMDLMEQWVIDAIHLRETLKTIPFIVVLKETNEVVGSTRIKDIDYDNNACEIGTTWFGVKAQKTFVNTDSKYLLLEFCFETLNMVRVQIKADERNERSNRAIERLGFQKEGVIRKERNLHGVRRNLIIYSVIDDEWPDVKKKILEIQQKYNK